A window of Magallana gigas chromosome 8, xbMagGiga1.1, whole genome shotgun sequence genomic DNA:
tatgatatatattatatatatgacatgatgcaatatttaattttatatcattgaattgataaacatatgaacatatgattatcataaaaaaaattatcagatgatatacaatattttgtcaaaacagaatccatgaataaccaagatcataaagtatgattttcatataaaatgataaaggtggtcttatgaaggtgatgtctcataagggtgatgctccgtctcggtgagcttagtaatctatgattacctatgttttttctTAAAGGAAGCTGCGCATTGACTGACATTGACAAGGACGTGAGTAACGCTGAGTGGTGGAGCAATGATACACACCTAGTATACACCTGTCATGCGGGGTACTCCGTGCAAGGCGGGAACTTATTGCGCAACTGTACACCAAACGGAGAGTGGAGCGGCCAACCGCCAAGCTGTACAGGTAGTTttaacacccctgcgaatgttattgtcatttaaattttagaccacgtggttttatttgaccctttcagtttcgcagtaaaaatcgtgcctcgtgtttatagtctattttagagaatctaggtacttgtattCGAATGTaaattctagaggtttattgattttagaccttatttttattaattggtggataaaatgtgttctagaaataaatgtgacaatacaagaaatagtattttttctgctgttgcgacaattatcatgcgtagtagagatcctccctaagaattaattttcgatccgctcctgacctagtaataacatcaataatgaaacagactgtactattttatgcagaatgttcatTGAAAATGGCACGATACACTAAGTTTTTATccaaaacattcacccattattttttttaaaaacatggtatttcacacaacaagcatcaaacatggctatgattttattaagcaacccaatgtttatattatcaaccactctacacgtggttgtacacgaacgataactctgttctgaatatcatcgtttaattaaaaaactgcTAGAtagtgaaataagacatacatcttaaaatatgttgatgttttaacataaatcaaagtagaatatgatatgaaaatcaaccagtacttacgtattttgagaatattatccgaacattTATACtcccgctcgaaatttcacaggaactggacaaatctcggtgaagtctcgcgaactttcattcgagcacctttggatttattacatacttagcaacgataaagaaaacattccgaacacattcgcaggggtgtttaAGTCATCAATTTAAAATAGCCTGAAGATTTTTCAATACCAATGAGTTGTATgggttttttcatatcatatgaaaaatATGGATATACGAGTATATTGGACCTTATTGAATATGGTTTAAATAGTTAAATAGTATTTCAGTATATTCagagtgataaaaaaaattgccatcGTTATCAAAATATCGTGTAAAGTACTTTTTTTtccctgaaaataaaatattgtgtattcaTGTAGAGATCACGTGTCAATGTCTTTGCGACATACCGTCGGTCGATCCGTCCACACTGAATGGTTCAGCGGCCCTAATCCAGAAGATTGAGGAGATTAAGTCCACGCTGACTGTGGATCGCCGGACCACCTCCAAGTTCAACCGGAGCAGGGAGAGCGCCCCGGACCCACGCCTGTCCGCCCGGGGGATCGGGTTTGGGGTGGGGGTCACTATTTTGACCATTATTGTCTGTTTGATTTGCATACCAGATATTCCAAAGTTAGTTCAGGATATCAGGTTTGGGTGTTCATGATGCACTAGTAAAGTTGAATTAGCAAGAGATGAACTTCTTGAACGAAAAGTCATCATCCATGCattacgatatatatatatatatatatatatatatatatatatatatatatatatatatatatatatatatatatatatatatatataatttagaaGGATCAgtattgttgaataattattgtTTGAGATGTATGGTTTTTTTGTTGACTCgtacatatgtatttttatttaaacaaaaccaTCGTGTATTTCAGgtatttttaataacaaaaaaatcattattagatTATTCAAAATGTCAGCGAACTTGATGATAAATTCTTATTGAAGTAATAGAGACCACCGTTTTGAACAATACAATCAATATTTGCGTAGCCTAATTGCTTTTGCCTTCAAATTAATAAAGACTGCATGATTGCAAACAAAAACACCCctctaaacccccccccccaaaaaaaaaaaaaaaacccatcccccccaaaaaaaaacgtGGCCAAGTTGACTGTATTAAAAAGTTTAGAAAATACGGTATAATAACTTAGTATAAAATTGAATAGAAATATTCAGTGCTCATTGATTTTAAGTATTGTCCCGATCATCTTTTATTCatattgcatgtacatgtagttattactAACATTAGGGAATATTATGATTACATTTGATTGACGCTCATATCAATAACATTGGTCAATCAGACATTATAAAACAAAGATTATTTCAAATTACATATTCGATGTacataaaattataacattttgtaataaaatgaatcataGAAAACACAGAAATCGTAACTTTGATGTCTCTGCACCTATACTGAATACCCACAGTCGAGTTTACAAGTATCaagtaaaatcattttaaaatttacaataagatttatAAAACGTATTTACATGTTATGTTGATTGTATATGTACagaaatgaaatttttcttcTATCATAATTGTGTGTCATTATCATTATATGGATTTTCCACGTTATTGTTTTTGCTCTCGTTGAGTAAAATATCTTCGTTTGAGTTAAAAGCACACTTTATGTCCTCCAAATTGCTCGTTCCAGTGTTCTGCTTGCTCTGCTCAGAACTATCACGCGTCAAACGATGTCCGCATCGATCACAGAATGTATTTCCCGCCACATAGGTCGAATTATTGCAGTCACTCTCGTGTtcctttatataattatgtttttgtcttttctttttctttctcctTGCGAAGTGTTGGCAATGTAGATGGAGCGTCCCTATGTCCAATAAGACAACCCCTCCGACCATTGACACGATTATCACAACAGCTACGACGCCGACGCTCGTGGCCGAGGGACGCGTGTCGATGACGctttgttttgacgcaaggcGTTTCTTTTCGCGGATCTTTGTTCCCAATTCCACCAGTTCTCGCTGAATGACTTCGAACGTTGTTTCAGTGGTTGTTTGCGATTGTGTACTAGGGTCTGTTAGTTCTTCTAAGACGCATCCaaggaataaaaaataaacatatcatTTAATTTGTACCCCAATGGCTGTTTATTTACCTGCATGTTTAATAATTGAGATTACTATGAAATACATAATTTGGTGCCTGTCATTTATCAAATTCTCAATATTAACCTTTATATACACCTTTAATTTTTTGCTgacaaatcaattgattaatgggacattaaataaattttaactttttcacTTGTAATTTCAGGAAATTAGAATACGCGTACAATCATATCATACCTGTTGTCACTATTGTTGTTGGTAGTGCTTTCGTTGTTGTTGACAGAAGGAAGTCATCAATACCtttcaaaatttgcaaaatataaCATGAACTAAACtgataatttatttgataaaacattaaactcaaaaaaattatgaaatgtgTTTTCACAGTATTTACCAAAATAGCATTTTCTGTGATAATAATCCCAGCCTCTTACGTCTTGTAGAAAATATTGACTTTCCGTCCACCTATTGACGTCACTGATTTGACAAACCTGATTTTCTGCATTATATTCAAATGAGCGACACGTGACTTGAGTTGACGAATTGCAAACGTGGTAACATTCTGAAAGGGTGGTGTTAGCCAAAACGAGTTTGTTATGAGATACAATCACCGATGCAACTTCCTTCTGGTATCTGCAAATATCTGGGAGTGAAAAGAGAATGGTGTTATAAAAAAGGACCTAAAAGATACCTATTTTGATTAGAATcacaaaaaacttgtataacgTCATTGGAATTTACCTTCTCTAAACTGACAGATAAAAGGCTTAGCTTCGTAGCAGAATCCTTCATACCACCAGTAGGGAGATTTCAAAGCTACCGACGCACATTTATGTGATGTGTCATATTCTTTTGGTTCATATTTCCAATGGCTTACATTGGGTTGATCTCCATTTATCCAACTCCAATCCTTATTCTCTTCCCGCGAAAGTCCAATCCACAAAGTCTCTAAACTATAGATATCCATTCATTTGCTTTACTACATCATGAAAAGATTTCAAATTCGattgtaaaaatatgaaatacatgtacatgtatgtacattatacatgtatattcatttggCTTGATGAGCAACATACTTGTCGGATGACGTAAGGTTTGCCTCTGGAATAATGGATTTGTCGTTCAAAACAATCAGACTTCCTCCTTTTGATTGACAAAACTCTTTGGCTCTTGGCCATGACAATAGATTGTCGTACTTCAAGATTCTCAGTGGTTGTGGTGCCTCTGACTTTACTGGATCAAATAAATCGACATACTTGTTATGCTTTGAAATTTGAGAACATGAAAGATCATtaatatttgattgattgacAATATCAGGAACAAGTCTCTACTTTCGGACTTTCTTAGAAGTACCTTTGCTTTTTGTGGTATTGGTTTCAATAGAAACAGGTGACGTCATTGATGACGTAATAGGTCGGGAAGGTGTAGTCGTTGTGTACTCTTGCTGAAgcaaagctgaaattaaaatagttttttttgcagatatatagaatatcataaacatttattttacacaaaaataatataaataccTGAAATACCTTAAATATCATTATTGGATTTCCTTTTggaatattatatatattattatagtaTTTGTAAACCATGACAATAGTATGGTAGTGCTATATACGTTTCGTTCAAATAGAAAGATGTTATATTAACAACTGGGTTATTTAAACGTTCAGAGAGAAAAATATAGTATTTGTGGTAACAGACAGACCCTATTATAATCctgcatacatgtaattacatgagATCAAGTCTTACCAGTAACGCAGGATTTATGGTAGTAATCCCAACTTGGGACGTTGAAGGCGAACTGGTTAGTTTCCCGCCACCTGTTGGTGTCTGACAGCTGACAGTACTGACTGCCAGGGTTATACTCGAAGCTACGACACGTGATCTCGGTGACAGTCTCGCACAGGTCGTGACAGCGTTGCCACATGATCGCGGTTATCGTGAGAACGTCGTTACTTTGGATCATGTTTTGTTCGTATATCCTATACCGACACTGTCCTGCAAATAAGAAGATTATTTTAGAAGAAACGAAATAAGAAGAATAACATTGTAATTTTCATCATTAGAACGAAGTTACGTATGCAGAAGCAagtattaaaataaatctattaTTTAATGAGCATTCATTTATTACTGCGCATGCTTTACACTTACATCTGGTCGTgatgttttaataaattattccCTATACATTTTCGTTTGATGACGGATGCCAAAGGAAGAAACGATAATCAACTGAGGAATGAATGTTTCACTTAAGGCTTATAATAACAAGAGTATGACCACCGTGTTATGATGAGCTGAGCATTCTCCATTTTACCCAATTATCATAAGTTAATATCATTCAACAAAGGTCGGAAAAGCAATTTTATGACTGCCACTCACGATTTATTTCTAAGCCGTCtttgtgatatatttttaatgtcacTTGATTCACTAATGTGACATATTTTCTATCTTTGGTTGTCATTTTTCGCTGTATACAGTGAAGTATCCGCgcctgttttattttcacccctttcgCCCTTGTTACCAGCGTGCGATTTAAGACTGGTCGAATCCCAATGCCTAAAAtgatctctctttaaacacaactgtgtctgggcgaattcaagacggggcaaaTTACTCGGGGCAAACATAAGTCTGTATACTATATTATATCGTTACGGTATCGCGTCTAAAGCAATAAGATTCTTTTATTAACTTTCGTCATATATGGATGTCCTATAATAGTAGTAGATTTCCTCTGTATTGGAGATTACAGGTTTGGTTCTTCTTTCAATTAGTTTAAATGGATATACATCCTATCATATTAGATAgaagaataaaatcaaagtactgaagtactgacgggagttgattttatcgattatcatttattttaaaatcaatttatcttgcatggcaattagtttctagtttttatttgaattacgcacttttctATAATATGAATCTTTATACTTTTCCGACGAGAAtatcgagaaaccccatatgaatcatgttgtgcaatatttaaagatagatttcaactaCTAATATGTATTAGTTATCGaaacaattcttaaaattgTATGTATCCAAGCACTGTTGATATCGAACTCCAGTCTCGTTTaactagacgctcggctgtctccgttaatatccgacaagcaatagagccccctctctgcttgtcgcagatttacggagacagccgagagtctgattgaacgagactataactctggcgtatgaatacatgagactacagaaatatctaaactgttcgtataaaattttactatttttaaagtgtttatagataagtttccttgaaaaacaatgcttcagcatacattacatcgaatttttttctattattttcaagaacttagtcttgtcagcggtgatgatttgtgcttaggtccaaacactatttcactttcggtttgccagagtaactgcataggagagttgattaaaatcaacttccaatcaaagtactgaaagtactgataggCGGAAGCATGATTGCAAGTTGTCAATGTCAGAGTGTTATTataactattttctttttaagaattagtttgatatatatataacataaaacACTATACTAATATGTCAAttaaggtatatacatgtagtaaatgtgGAAATACTCTGTTGATCATGccttaaataaagaaataatgaaaagagcaatttaaacatcaaaacattttttttgtgaaGTACATTCGTATAACAGTTGATACTTATATGCAAGCTGAAATTACaggaaaacattttcatttattatgccgatttattaaaaatgttcattttgacaTCAAAATGATGAAAGAATATTATAGTATTAGAATTTAGTAaactttttattctttacattAATGTTTCACAAAAATGCAGAAGTTACATTTATACATCACTTGATTACAATATTTTACAGAATCAAGTAGTATGTGTGTCACTTTGCTTACCTGAGAAGCAATAGCCATTGAGAAATCAgcttcatagaataatacacaaaatatatGGACAATGTGTTGTAAAAAAGGTATTCAATAAAGagattttgatgttttcttAATAGATTCTCAAGTTTAACAGTAACAGGAtgatttcaaagtcattttatgTGTGGAGAATTGAAGACCTCTAATTGATCCTCAGATTGcagttcatatattttgttgacaaatgtttaaaacttagaAAGAATGTATTTACTTACTGTACTGTATAccaaacatattttacaaagatcaAACATATATGCAAATGTTGAGAATTACAATACAATGTAAAAGCCCAGTAATTTATGGATAACTATATATTGATAGtcaataatgtacaaattatGTGTCCTTTACAATTGCTCCATGTTGTACTGTCAAATCACAGGTGTCTAGTATTGAAGACATTTGAACTTTTAacatttaagtttttattttaatactaatGGAATCTTCAAGAGAACTTCCACCATTACAGAACATAGACTTTCAAAGAATCCCTTTATAGCTGCATGCCGTAATGGTGTTTTTGGAAAGCTTGTAATCCTGGAGTGTGCCATTTGTGGtaacaacaatttcaattcactAGTGTTGTCTTgcatccattataccaatgacaactgtctttttcagcaggatattctaaaatgtgttgatgaaaaatgaataatggatatgttatcaaacaatatttcattacaatatactTGACCTCCAATATAGAAAacatggattttaaaaaaaattaatctataaaatattttgaatttaaattatttattttcataagtatacatgtattatgcaaaTAAAGGATGAAATATATAAGAAGATCACACgatatgaattatcaataattGTAAGGTTATTTTGGTATATAACATACAAGTAATGGAAAATATAGTGAATGAACtgtaaatgaaagtttaatttttttctccaaaattcttcagtttttaaatgcatttagtacaagaatatttactatattattAGAGATATgacaacaagatatctgtgagtcaatgctcactagtgatacccctgctctgatgtgtatacaaaaaagcatagttaacattacatgtaattggaagttgacatcaaatattttgaaaaatcaatcaTATCgaatggcatgccttaacaaagagtgagtttaaatttca
This region includes:
- the LOC105326076 gene encoding uncharacterized protein isoform X1, encoding MMLLLTCLSSALVLITCQTEFTPLTYVYYSERRNWNDASQTCAQTDGMLARFPDVSTVMDILEELPAIKNITVWNNIKDTNPNGQPWNYCSTITLNSNRTMSLFPCQQALPFMCQYQKGQCRYRIYEQNMIQSNDVLTITAIMWQRCHDLCETVTEITCRSFEYNPGSQYCQLSDTNRWRETNQFAFNVPSWDYYHKSCVTALLQQEYTTTTPSRPITSSMTSPVSIETNTTKSKVKSEAPQPLRILKYDNLLSWPRAKEFCQSKGGSLIVLNDKSIIPEANLTSSDNLETLWIGLSREENKDWSWINGDQPNVSHWKYEPKEYDTSHKCASVALKSPYWWYEGFCYEAKPFICQFREDICRYQKEVASVIVSHNKLVLANTTLSECYHVCNSSTQVTCRSFEYNAENQVCQISDVNRWTESQYFLQDVRGWDYYHRKCYFGIDDFLLSTTTKALPTTIVTTEELTDPSTQSQTTTETTFEVIQRELVELGTKIREKKRLASKQSVIDTRPSATSVGVVAVVIIVSMVGGVVLLDIGTLHLHCQHFARRKKKKRQKHNYIKEHESDCNNSTYVAGNTFCDRCGHRLTRDSSEQSKQNTGTSNLEDIKCAFNSNEDILLNESKNNNVENPYNDNDTQL
- the LOC105326076 gene encoding uncharacterized protein isoform X2; translation: MMLLLTCLSSALVLITCQTEFTPLTYVYYSERRNWNDASQTCAQTDGMLARFPDVSTVMDILEELPAIKNITVWNNIKDTNPNGQPWNYCSTITLNSNRTMSLFPCQQALPFMCQYQKGQCRYRIYEQNMIQSNDVLTITAIMWQRCHDLCETVTEITCRSFEYNPGSQYCQLSDTNRWRETNQFAFNVPSWDYYHKSCVTALLQQEYTTTTPSRPITSSMTSPVSIETNTTKSKVKSEAPQPLRILKYDNLLSWPRAKEFCQSKGGSLIVLNDKSIIPEANLTSSDNLETLWIGLSREENKDWSWINGDQPNVSHWKYEPKEYDTSHKCASVALKSPYWWYEGFCYEAKPFICQFREDICRYQKEVASVIVSHNKLVLANTTLSECYHVCNSSTQVTCRSFEYNAENQVCQISDVNRWTESQYFLQDVRGWDYYHRKCYFGIDDFLLSTTTKALPTTIVTTELTDPSTQSQTTTETTFEVIQRELVELGTKIREKKRLASKQSVIDTRPSATSVGVVAVVIIVSMVGGVVLLDIGTLHLHCQHFARRKKKKRQKHNYIKEHESDCNNSTYVAGNTFCDRCGHRLTRDSSEQSKQNTGTSNLEDIKCAFNSNEDILLNESKNNNVENPYNDNDTQL
- the LOC105326076 gene encoding uncharacterized protein isoform X3, encoding MMLLLTCLSSALVLITCQTEFTPLTYVYYSERRNWNDASQTCAQTDGMLARFPDVSTVMDILEELPAIKNITVWNNIKDTNPNGQPWNYCSTITLNSNRTMSLFPCQQALPFMCQYQKGQCRYRIYEQNMIQSNDVLTITAIMWQRCHDLCETVTEITCRSFEYNPGSQYCQLSDTNRWRETNQFAFNVPSWDYYHKSCVTALLQQEYTTTTPSRPITSSMTSPVSIETNTTKSKVKSEAPQPLRILKYDNLLSWPRAKEFCQSKGGSLIVLNDKSIIPEANLTSSDNLETLWIGLSREENKDWSWINGDQPNVSHWKYEPKEYDTSHKCASVALKSPYWWYEGFCYEAKPFICQFREDICRYQKEVASVIVSHNKLVLANTTLSECYHVCNSSTQVTCRSFEYNAENQVLMTSFCQQQRKHYQQQ